The Nesterenkonia xinjiangensis genome contains a region encoding:
- a CDS encoding 30S ribosomal protein bS22, which translates to MGSVIKKRRKRMAKKKHRKRLRKTRHQRRNKK; encoded by the coding sequence ATGGGCTCAGTGATCAAGAAGCGCCGCAAGCGTATGGCGAAGAAGAAGCACCGCAAGCGCCTGCGCAAGACTCGTCACCAGCGGCGCAACAAGAAGTGA
- a CDS encoding acetoin utilization protein AcuC, whose protein sequence is MTPTSFRAAVPTAVVWDPALLEYRFHATHPMDPVRLDLTQRLCREFGILDDPLVRMISPGIAEDETLLSVHDAGYVDAVKTAASGGQASAVHGLGTEDTPVFPEMHLGAARIAQGSLECAEAILAGEAVHAVNFAGGLHHAARARAGGFCVYNDAAVATQRLLDGGLSKVVYLDVDAHHGDGTQDIFYDDPRVMTISLHQTGVSLYPGTGFPAEIGGRAPDGTSAEGTVVNVALPPQTGDAGWLRAFHAVVPALVRAFEPDAMVSQHGCDTHEEDPLTDLRLSIDGQRQLALDIAQLAEEACGDRWIATGGGGYSVHRVVPRSWTHLTAIAAGDPIPLRTLVPEPWREHVRRTCGVEAPERMNDDAELWWRSWELGYDPSDAVDRAVMQTRRELFPLYGLDPWFD, encoded by the coding sequence GTGACGCCGACCTCGTTCCGAGCTGCCGTGCCCACCGCCGTGGTCTGGGATCCGGCGCTGCTGGAGTACCGCTTCCACGCTACCCACCCGATGGATCCCGTGCGGCTGGACCTGACCCAGCGGCTGTGTCGGGAGTTCGGGATCCTCGATGATCCTCTGGTCCGGATGATCTCCCCGGGCATCGCTGAGGACGAGACCCTGCTCAGCGTGCACGACGCCGGCTACGTCGACGCGGTGAAGACCGCCGCCTCCGGTGGACAGGCCTCCGCGGTGCACGGACTGGGCACCGAGGACACTCCGGTCTTCCCGGAGATGCATCTCGGGGCCGCCCGCATCGCGCAGGGGAGTCTGGAATGCGCCGAGGCGATCCTCGCCGGGGAGGCGGTGCACGCAGTGAACTTCGCCGGGGGCCTGCATCATGCGGCGCGCGCCAGGGCCGGAGGGTTCTGCGTGTACAACGACGCCGCCGTCGCGACCCAGCGGCTGCTGGACGGAGGGCTGTCCAAGGTGGTCTACCTTGACGTGGACGCCCACCATGGGGACGGCACTCAGGACATCTTCTACGACGATCCCCGGGTCATGACGATCTCACTGCACCAGACCGGCGTCTCGCTGTATCCGGGCACGGGATTCCCCGCAGAGATCGGCGGACGGGCCCCGGACGGCACCAGCGCAGAGGGCACCGTGGTGAACGTGGCGCTGCCGCCGCAGACCGGTGACGCCGGCTGGCTGCGGGCCTTCCATGCGGTGGTCCCGGCGCTGGTGCGGGCCTTCGAACCCGATGCCATGGTGTCCCAGCACGGCTGTGACACCCATGAGGAAGACCCGCTGACGGATCTGCGGCTGAGCATCGACGGGCAGCGGCAGCTGGCCCTCGACATCGCTCAGCTGGCCGAGGAGGCCTGTGGGGACCGCTGGATCGCCACCGGAGGCGGCGGATACTCGGTGCACCGGGTGGTGCCGCGCAGCTGGACCCATCTGACGGCGATCGCCGCCGGGGACCCGATTCCCCTGCGCACCCTGGTCCCGGAGCCGTGGCGCGAGCATGTCCGGCGCACCTGCGGGGTGGAGGCCCCGGAGCGGATGAACGACGACGCCGAGCTGTGGTGGCGGTCCTGGGAGCTGGGCTACGACCCCTCGGATGCGGTGGACCGCGCGGTGATGCAGACGCGCCGGGAGCTCTTCCCGCTCTACGGCCTGGACCCCTGGTTCGACTGA
- a CDS encoding potassium channel family protein, giving the protein MGDRRQQRNRPVLVVGLGRFGIALAEQLIAQGKEVLAVERHRGLVQKYSDTLTHVLEADATDIEALRQIGADEFDSAVVGVGTSIESSVLIAVNLVDLGVKHVWAKAINPTHGKILKRIGCHHVIYPEHDAGVRAAHLVSGQMMDFIKFDDDFAIVKMRPPKDLQGKTIDQCQPRRRHGVNVVGVKSPGREFVYAQPDTLVSPGDTIIVSGDVTKLEHFAESA; this is encoded by the coding sequence TTGGGTGATCGCCGCCAACAACGTAACCGACCGGTCCTGGTCGTCGGGCTGGGCAGGTTCGGCATAGCCCTGGCCGAGCAGCTCATCGCGCAGGGCAAGGAGGTGCTGGCCGTCGAGCGGCACCGCGGGCTGGTGCAGAAGTACTCGGACACTCTGACCCATGTCCTGGAGGCCGATGCGACCGACATCGAGGCGCTGCGCCAGATCGGTGCCGACGAGTTCGACTCGGCGGTGGTGGGGGTGGGTACCTCCATCGAGTCCTCGGTGCTGATCGCTGTGAACCTGGTCGACCTGGGTGTGAAGCATGTCTGGGCCAAGGCCATCAACCCGACCCATGGGAAGATCCTCAAACGGATCGGCTGCCACCATGTGATCTACCCGGAGCATGACGCCGGGGTGCGTGCGGCGCACCTGGTGTCCGGGCAGATGATGGACTTCATCAAGTTCGACGACGACTTCGCCATCGTCAAGATGCGCCCCCCGAAGGACCTGCAGGGCAAGACCATCGACCAGTGCCAGCCGCGACGCCGCCATGGCGTGAACGTGGTGGGGGTGAAGTCCCCGGGCCGCGAGTTCGTCTATGCTCAGCCGGACACCCTGGTCTCTCCGGGGGACACCATCATCGTCTCCGGTGACGTCACGAAGCTGGAGCATTTCGCAGAGAGCGCCTGA